A window from Carassius gibelio isolate Cgi1373 ecotype wild population from Czech Republic chromosome B3, carGib1.2-hapl.c, whole genome shotgun sequence encodes these proteins:
- the zmp:0000000912 gene encoding interferon-induced very large GTPase 1 — translation MGSLLSKADNKDTKKTSTHCQESALRKRKSNESFQETTLKKQRSDFAPESSQFQMKPGNNKGKDTEHGVKGLAQYEDKESCKRENINQLVGRLNLLGKFHSKLKSHTFLQVSAPSLQRYEPCEERNMVQTYIQRLLMTDYRARYIPVKEKPSEVFNTQRTMALDKGKTDAFEKIFKRSAPEQTNEQSRIQPIHPMDIQMIVYLYADHFLRQLMVTKLSQCQYALPLLVPNPFTQEIEFPLWTFRQIKKSWKSHKRNISKNQTIPQAGTPMVAFFRFSEVSASKSELMNNLLNERHNTFFHRNCCGSSKSRLLMDGVVEIAWYCPSGDKNDKFTDCVAFCNLHGDAQSHETQLKILTKDSSINVVLLPNLDKSDKSMAMVETLYSSTKPLICLLTEDDSGVKKLQEGKYTIGLKQRNKSDVSEDVRRAIKDCLSKPLSVFKLMNIGKHTGIKVDENDDDCRGGKKTAEWMIRLLEGKELFNIKETFLPCQGKLWHDWCLKNKELHRPQGDNIEMHNSQKQTEMHKIREQQKASGVSNFMKLFIDQIYSRNVDEKTYFLKWLGILLDEYTSEDLSVLHHTYDEKWSKVLDLKKKHNKSEHLAVEQSQLEMLSEKLNAATFGLEHILREIGQIYESDVCVKKNTGSRCKIDVRSLPRIVAELMISGYPLELMDGDAAHVPLIWVQAVLGELIKILGDQRVFVLSVLGIQSTGKSTMLNAMFGLQFAVSAGRCTRGAFMQLVKVSEELRKQFDYILVVDTEGLRALELAGRSTRNHDNEMATFVVGLGNMTLINIFGENPAEMQDILQIVVQAFLRMKKVRLNPSCMFVHQNVGDITAGEKNMVGKRRLQEKLDEMTQLAAKEEVCDAECFSDVIKFDIKTDVRYFAQLWEGSPPMAPPNPCYSENVQELKSTILSHASQCSGVTLTQFRDRIGDLWNALLNENFVFSFKNTLEIVTYRKLEEEYAKWTWSLRSAMLETEDKLHNRINNRQLQKVEIRELEEVMAKTFEEVKSSMKHYFEEHKEKEMLIQWKLKFQEKIKHLHGELVRDAKRKLENIISQKEALTKLDGKKTLHERRLLEKSKELAFSLKHTALDENELRRLFESVWEKWVSELTADVPPFKEINIENDVITILNEMHEAALVRSRFNKFGNIFQVSDFIMYVNPIKKAGRNPNVTSLLPLEEQESIKQLMHNVLRQTEYRVKSKSVSKTGYNSSYIQEIAQLVKDSVGGHKCMYTKYEFKKEFIVDLTLYMCQQAGIRFAELHQVFREANDPWIYLEKKKPEYYSVFQGFCKGATSAAVFGALICSELKIPILQSVYNKTANDLAGEMRTNIPAFKGNRSNLEKHILKTLAEEEDFYKFIEYINYPRDHFEDFIQREVKAYITEGNSSSVAMIKGNIRHKEQCVITAAETATAEVLSNGGDANMWLEIFSDCLKDELEYSKEHLTGNCCQDITDFELLEKVVKKELHPIIAELNRTLTKTSDIEMKMFREQPDEVLIEHFCQCCWEQCPFCKAICINTMEDHPGDHIVPFHRNCGMNGMFYKGTTNLSLSFCTSAVASDRHFYPSTNPDRTVPWKYYKTAGPKYANWSITPDFSELPYWKWFVCRFQSDLEKYYNKTFKGSGEIPHSWRSYTKEDAIESLDKYL, via the exons ATGG GTTCTCTTTTATCAAAGGCTGATAATAAAGACACTAAAAAAACGTCTACACATTGTCAGGAATCAGCACTAAGGAAAAGAAAGAGTAATGAGTCATTCCAAGAGA caactttaaaaaaacaaagaagTGACTTTGCCCCAGAGA GCAGTCAATTTCAAATGAAACCAGGCAATAACAAG GGAAAAGACACTGAACATGGAGTGAAGGGGCTAGCCCAATATGAAGACAAAGAAAGCTGCAAACGGGAAAACATCAATCAACTCGTTGGTAGGCTTAATCTCTTGGGCAAGTTCCACAGCAAACTAAAATCACACACCTTCCTGCAGGTATCTGCCCCTTCATTACAGAGGTATGAACCTTGTGAGGAGAGGAACATGGTTCAAACTTATATACAAAGACTCCTGATGACAGATTACAGAGCAAGATACATCCCAGTAAAAGAAAAACCCAGTGAGGTGTTCAACACACAAAGAACCATGGCGTTAGATAAAGGAAAGACCGATGCTTTTGAGAAAATTTTCAAGAGGTCTGCAcctgaacaaacaaatgaacagaGTAGAATCCAGCCCATTCACCCAATGGACATTCAGATGATAGTGTACCTCTATGCAGATCATTTCCTACGTCAGCTCATGGTAACAAAACTCTCACAGTGCCAATATGCTCTTCCTCTGCTTGTGCCCAATCCATTCACCCAAGAGATTGAATTTCCCCTGTGGACCTTCCGACAAATCAAGAAAAGTTGGAAGTCACACAAAAGAAACATTAGCAAAAACCAGACAATCCCCCAGGCTGGGACACCTATGGTTGCATTTTTTAGGTTTTCTGAAGTTTCTGCATCCAAATCTGAATTAATGAACAATCTGCTCAATGAACGGCATAACACATTCTTTCACAGAAACTGTTGTGGAAGCAGCAAATCCCGCCTGCTGATGGATGGAGTGGTTGAGATCGCCTGGTACTGTCCGTCGGGAGATAAAAACGATAAATTCACAGACTGTGTTGCATTCTGTAATCTTCATGGTGATGCTCAATCTCATGAGACACAGCTAAAAATTCTGACTAAAGACTCTTCAATAAATGTAGTGCTTTTGCCAAATCTTGATAAGAGTGACAAAAGTATGGCAATGGTGGAAACGCTCTACAGCAGCACAAAGCCTCTCATTTGCCTTCTGACTGAAGATGACTCAGGTGTTAAAAAGCTACAGGAAGGCAAATATACAATTGGCctgaaacaaagaaataaatctgATGTATCTGAGGATGTCAGAAGAGCCATCAAAGACTGCCTCTCAAAACCACTGTCAGTTTTTAAACTTATGAATATTGGCAAACACACAGGAATCAAAGTAGACGAGAATGACGATGACTGCAGGGGAGGAAAGAAGACAGCAGAGTGGATGATAAGACTGCTGGAGGGGAAGGAACTGTTCAACATCAAAGAAACATTTCTGCCTTGTCAGGGAAAACTGTGGCACGACTGGTGTCTGAAGAACAAAGAACTACATCGACCTCAAGGGGATAACATCGAAATGCACAATagccaaaaacaaacagaaatgcaCAAGATCCGGGAGCAGCAGAAAGCATCTGGCGTCAGTAATTTCATGAAGTTGTTTATTGATCAAATTTATTCCAGAAACGTTGACGAGAAGACGTATTTCCTTAAATGGCTTGGGATCCTTCTGGATGAGTACACTTCAGAAGACCTCTCCGTTCTTCATCACACATATGATGAAAAATGGTCAAAAGTGCTGGATTTGAAAAAGAAACACAATAAATCTGAACATCTCGCGGTAGAACAGTCACAACTAGAGATGCTCTCTGAGAAACTGAATGCAGCAACATTTGGCTTGGAGCATATCCTTCGTGAAATCGGGCAGATATATGAATCAGATGTATGTGTTAAGAAAAATACAGGATCTAGATGTAAAATAGACGTCAGGTCTCTCCCACGGATTGTAGCAGAGCTCATGATCTCTGGATACCCACTGGAGCTGATGGATGGTGATGCAGCTCATGTGCCTCTGATTTGGGTTCAAGCAGTTTTAGGGGAACTTATCAAAATCCTGGGAGACCAGAGAGTCTTCGTGTTGTCTGTTTTAGGGATTCAGAGCACTGGGAAATCCACCATGCTGAATGCCATGTTTGGACTGCAGTTTGCAGTCAGCGCTGGAAGGTGCACCAGAGGAGCCTTCATGCAGCTGGTCAAGGTGTCTGAAGAACTAAGAAAACAGTTCGACTACATTCTTGTCGTAGATACTGAGGGTCTTCGAGCTCTGGAGTTGGCTGGCAGGTCAACAAGAAATCATGATAATGAAATGGCAACGTTTGTTGTTGGTCTCGGAAACATGACTCTGATCAATATCTTTGGTGAGAATCCAGCTGAGATGCAGGACATCCTTCAGATTGTTGTTCAAGCCTTCCTGAGGATGAAGAAGGTACGCCTGAACCCCAGCTGCATGTTTGTGCATCAGAATGTTGGAGACATCACAGCAGGTGAGAAGAACATGGTAGGGAAAAGGCGCTTGCAGGAGAAACTAGATGAAATGACTCAACTAGCTGCTAAAGAAGAAGTCTGTGATGCAGAAtgtttcagtgatgtcatcaaatTTGATATAAAGACTGATGTGAGGTATTTTGCGCAGCTCTGGGAAGGCAGCCCACCCATGGCACCACCCAATCCATGCTACAGTGAAAATGTGCAGGAGCTTAAGAGCACCATTCTGTCCCATGCCTCACAATGTAGTGGTGTAACACTGACACAATTCAGAGATCGTATTGGAGACCTCTGGAACGCTCTTCTGAATGAAAACTTTGTTTTCAGCTTCAAGAATACTTTGGAAATTGTCACATACAGGAAACTGGAGGAGGAGTATGCGAAGTGGACCTGGAGTCTCAGAAGTGCCATGTTGGAGACTGAAGACAAATTGCACAACAGAATCAACAACAGACAACTGCAAAAAGTTGAAATTAGAGAACTGGAAGAGGTGATGGCAAAGACTTTTGAAGAGGTGAAAAGCTCCATGAAACATTACTTCGAAGAACACAAAGAAAAGGAAATGCTGATCCAGTGGAAACTGAAATTCCAGGAGAAAATCAAGCACCTTCATGGGGAGCTTGTGAGAGATGCAAAGAGGAAGCTGGAGAACATAATCTCTCAAAAGGAAGCTCTCACCAAACTGGATGGAAAGAAAACACTGCATGAAAGAAGACTCCTAGAGAAGAGTAAAGAGCTTGCATTCAGTCTTAAGCACACTGCTCTGGATGAGAATGAGTTGAGAAGactatttgaatcagtttgggaaaAGTGGGTCTCTGAGCTGACAGCAGATGTTCCACCTTTTAAAGAAATCAACATAGAAAATGATGTAATTACAATcttaaatgaaatgcatgaagCAGCACTTGTGCGAAGCAGATTTAATAAGTTTGGAAACATCTTTCAAGTGTCTGATTTTATCATGTATGTAAATCCCATCAAAAAAGCTGGCAGAAATCCCAATGTTACTTCCCTGTTACCCCTAGAAGAGCAAGAGTCAATAAAACAACTGATGCACAATGTCCTTCGTCAAACCGAGTATCGGGTGAAGTCTAAATCAGTTTCAAAGACTGGTTATAATTCAAGTTATATACAGGAAATTGCACAACTTGTAAAAGATTCCGTTGGAGGGCACAAGTGCATGTACACAAAATATGAGTTCAAAAAAGAGTTCATTGTTGATTTGACACTTTATATGTGCCAACAGGCAGGTATCAGGTTTGCAGAACTTCATCAGGTTTTCAGAGAGGCTAATGATCCCTGGATTTATTTAGAAAAGAAGAAACCAGAATACTACAGCGTCTTCCAGGGATTCTGCAAAGGTGCAACATCTGCTGCCGTATTTGGCGCCTTGATATGTAGTGAGCTGAAAATACCCATTCTCCAGAGTGTCTACAACAAGACTGCAAACGATCTAGCAGGAGAGATGCGGACCAATATTCCAGCTTTCAAAGGCAACAGGTCAAACCTAGAGAAACACATTCTGAAAACACTAGCAGAGGAGGAGGACTTTTACAAATTTATAGAGTACATTAATTATCCTCGGGACCACTTTGAAGATTTTATCCAACGTGAAGTAAAAGCATACATAACAGAGGGTAACTCCTCATCTGTTGCAATGATTAAAGGGAACATCAGACACAAGGAGCAATGTGTCATCACGGCTGCTGAAACTGCAACAGCTGAAGTCTTGAGTAATGGTGGAGATGCCAATATGTGGCTGGAGATCTTCTCAGACTGTCTGAAAGACGAGCTTGAATACAGTAAAGAACATCTCACTGGCAACTGCTGTCAGGACATTACTGACTTTGAACTTTTAGAGAAGGTTGTAAAGAAAGAACTTCACCCCATAATAGCAGAGTTGAACAGAACCTTAACAAAAACCTCtgatattgaaatgaaaatgttcaGGGAACAGCCAGACGAGGTTTTGATTGAACATTTCTGCCAATGCTGCTGGGAACAGTGTCCCTTCTGTAAAGCCATATGTATTAACACAATGGAGGACCATCCTGGAGATCATATTGTCCCCTTCCATCGTAACTGTGGGATGAATGGGATGTTTTATAAAGGTACAACCAATCTAAGTTTGAGTTTTTGCACATCTGCAGTGGCAAGTGATCGTCACTTTTACCCTTCCACTAACCCAGACAGGACAGTACCATGGAAATATTACAAAACAGCTGGTCCTAAGTATGCAAACTGGTCCATCACACCTGATTTCTCAGAGCTGCCATACTGGAAGTGGTTTGTATGTCGATTCCAGTCAGATCTGGAGAAGTACTATAACAAAACTTTCAAAGGATCTGGTGAGATTCCACATTCATGGAGATCCTACACAAAAGAGGATGCTATTGAGAGTTTGGATAAATACCTGTAA
- the LOC127953939 gene encoding nuclear body protein SP140-like protein, translating into MKKQSFKKRQQTGSSSHSKKKKQVKKQNSPKSSSGQKNTQNKYQLPVTCGYKEGVLYLKKYYDKQKCIFSEEQWFKPTEFERFGMKEKNKKWRTSILCSGIPLQKLIEDGFLSASTFKKSSVQDAKKRKSYEGLQKQESHEKIEDNKDDDDEDEDEDDAIDMSVFEGPVLPVTCGSDSGILHKYRFSTGRCRRCIRTEDFWLTPEDFIRLNKPDGTWKKDIVSHGMPLGKLIKKRVLEPHAVNCDCEICQEPDQNQLNDDVCFVCNSDGELLCCDECPRAFHSRCHLPAPDGDSHGSQWSCTFCVMKKMDSSSQRTQENVLSSPVSQYTLHCQYLLLHLLHESKTDLCANAPGYSENICGPMMLGRVRMNLENNDYQTVQEFITAIEYVFHHCTANRDNDFSRMTFRLKELFETVFKPL; encoded by the exons atgaagaaaCAGAGCTTTAAGAAGAGACAGCAGACGGGGTCGTCCTCCCATTCTAAGAAGAAGAAACAAGTCAAGAAACAAAACTCCCCCA AATCATCTTCAGgacaaaaaaacactcaaaacaaaTATCAACTTCCTGTTACATGTGGCTATAAAGAGGGTGTCctgtatttgaaaaaatattatgaTA AGCAGAAATGCATCTTCAGTGAGGAACAATGGTTCAAGCCCACTGAGTTTGAGAGGTTTGGAATGAAAGAGAAGAACAAAAAGTGGAGGACCAGCATCCTTTGCAGTGGGATTCCACTCCAGAAACTCATAGAG GATGGATTTCTTTCAGCTTCAACCTTTAAAAAAAGCAGTGTTCAGGATGCAAAG AAGAGAAAAAGCTATGAGGGTTTGCAAAAACAAG aATCACATGAAAAGATTGAAGACAATAAAGACGATGATGATGAAGACGAAGATGAGGACGACGCTATTGACATGAGCGTGTTTGAAGGTCCAGTCTTACCTGTTACATGTGGATCTGACTCTGGCATTCTACACAAATATCGATTTTCCACAG GGCGTTGTAGGAGATGCATAAGAACTGAGGATTTCTGGCTGACACCTGAGGATTTCATCAGACTGAACAAACCAGATGGAACATGGAAGAAAGACATTGTGTCCCATGGAATGCCTCTTGGGAAGCTTATAAAG AAAAGAGTTTTGGAACCACATGCAGTCAACTGTGATTGTGAGATCTGCCAAGAACCGGATCAGAACCAA CTGAATGATGACGTGTGTTTCGTGTGTAACTCTGATGGAGAGCTTTTGTGCTGTGACGAGTGTCCACGAGCTTTTCATTCACGCTGTCACCTACCAGCTCCAGACGGAGACTCACATGG AAGCCAGTGGAGCTGCACATTTTGTGTGATGAAGAAGATGGACAGTTCTAGTCAAAGAACCCAAGAGAATGTTTTGAGCAGTccagtctctcagtacacactG CACTGCCAGTATCTGCTTTTACACCTGCTACACGAGAGCAAGACTGACCTGTGTGCCAAT GCTCCAGGATACAGTGAGAACATCTGTGGTCCCATGATGCTGGGCAGAGTGAGAATGAACTTGGAGAATAATGACTATCAAACAGTGCAAGAGTTTATCACAGCGATTGAATACGTTTTCCACCACTGCACCGCCAACAGG GATAATGACTTCAGTAGAATGACCTTTAGGCTCAAGGAACTGTTTGAAACAGTCTTTAAGCCCCTGTAA